The following are from one region of the Camelus ferus isolate YT-003-E chromosome 13, BCGSAC_Cfer_1.0, whole genome shotgun sequence genome:
- the DMRTA2 gene encoding doublesex- and mab-3-related transcription factor A2, with protein MELRSELPSVPGAATAAATATGPPVASVASVAAAAAAAASLPVSVAGGLLRAPPLLLRAAEKYPRTPKCARCRNHGVVSALKGHKRYCRWKDCLCAKCTLIAERQRVMAAQVALRRQQAQEENEARELQLLYGTAEGLALAAANGIIPPRPAYEVFGSVCAADGGGPAAGAPAGTGGGTAGAGSSEAKLQKFDLFPKTLLQAGRPGSPQPPPGKPLSPDGADSGPGTSSPEVRPGSGSENGDGESFSGSPLARASKEAGGSCPGSAGPGGGGEEDSPGSASPLGSESGSEADKEEAEAAPAPGLGGGPGPRQRTPLDILTRVFPGHRRGVLELVLQGCGGDVVQAIEQVLNHHRGGLVAGLGPAAPPDKAAVGAVAAADDAWPGRVDAAAAGGPGLPAPLQAGPAAPPHHRPLLAGAMAPGALGSLSSRSAFSPLQPNASHFGADAGAYPLGAPLGLSPLRLAYSAAAAHSRGLAFMAPYSTAGLVPTLGFRPPMDYAFSDLMRDRSAAAAASVHKEPTYGGGLYGPMVNGAPEKQ; from the exons ATGGAGCTGCGCTCCGAGCTGCCCAGCGTACCTGGTGCCGCGACGGCGGCCGCGACAGCGACGGGGCCCCCCGTGGCTTCGGTGGCATCggtggcagcggcggcggcggcggccgcttCTCTACCGGTGAGCGTGGCCGGCGGCTTGCTACGGGCGCCGCCGCTGTTGTTGAGGGCTGCGGAGAAGTACCCGCGGACCCCCAAGTGCGCGCGCTGCCGCAACCACGGCGTGGTTTCTGCGCTTAAGGGCCACAAGCGCTACTGCCGCTGGAAGGACTGCCTATGCGCCAAGTGCACGCTCATCGCCGAGCGCCAGCGCGTCATGGCCGCGCAAGTGGCGCTGCGCAGGCAACAGGCGCAGGAAGAGAACGAGGCACGCGAGCTACAGCTGCTCTACGGCACTGCCGAGGGCCTGGCGCTGGCAGCCGCCAACGGCATCATCCCGCCGCGACCCGCCTACGAGGTCTTCGGCTCAGTGTGCGCCGCGGACGGCGGGGGGCCAGCAGCGGGAGCGCCGGCCGGGACCGGAGGCGGCACAGCGGGTGCAGGGAGCTCAG AGGCCAAGTTACAGAAGTTTGACTTGTTCCCCAAGACGCTGCTTCAGGCGGGCCGCCCAGGCAGCCCGCAGCCGCCCCCGGGGAAGCCCTTGTCACCCGACGGCGCAGACTCCGGTCCCGGGACATCGTCCCCAGAGGTGCGGCCGGGCTCGGGCTCGGAGAACGGCGACGGCGAGTCCTTTTCGGGGTCGCCTCTGGCCCGGGCCTCCAAAGAGGCAGGTGGCAGCTGCCCGGGCAGCGCTGGCCCCGGGGGCGGCGGCGAGGAGGACAGCCCGGGATCCGCCAGCCCTCTGGGCTCAGAATCGGGTTCGGAGGCTGACAAAGAAGAGGCTGAGGCCGCGCCCgcgccagggctgggaggaggcccgGGTCCACGACAGCGGACGCCGCTGGACATCTTGACGCGTGTCTTCCCGGGCCACCGGCGAGGCGTCCTGGAGCTGGTGTTGCAGGGCTGCGGCGGCGACGTGGTGCAGGCCATCGAGCAGGTGCTGAATCACCACCGCGGGGGCCTGGTGGCCGGTCTCGGTCCCGCCGCGCCCCCTGATAAGGCTGCAGTGGGGGCAGTAGCAGCAGCGGACGACGCGTGGCCTGGCCGCGTCGACGCAGCTGCCGCCGGCGGCCCCGGGCTGCCCGCGCCGCTGCAGGCGGGCCCCGCCGCACCTCCGCACCACAGACCTTTGCTGGCTGGCGCCATGGCGCCCGGGGCGCTGGGCTCGCTGAGCAGCCGCTCGGCCTTCTCGCCCCTGCAGCCCAACGCCAGTCACTTCGGGGCCGACGCAGGCGCCTACCCGCTGGGCGCGCCGCTGGGCCTCAGCCCCCTGCGCCTGGCCTACTCGGCAGCGGCGGCCCACAGCCGCGGCCTGGCCTTCATGGCTCCTTACTCCACCGCCGGCCTGGTGCCCACACTTGGCTTCCGCCCGCCCATGGACTACGCCTTCAGCGATCTCATGCGCGACCgctcggccgccgccgccgcctctgtGCACAAGGAGCCGACCTATGGCGGCGGCCTATATGGGCCTATGGTCAATGGAGCCCCTGAGAAGCAGTAG